Proteins from a single region of Streptomyces spectabilis:
- the ligA gene encoding NAD-dependent DNA ligase LigA, which yields MAVEQEGAVPAEAREQHAQLAERIEEHRFRYYVKDQPVISDAEFDKLLRSLEALEERHPELRTPDSPTQKVASAYETDFASVEHRERMLSLDNAFDDEELAAWAERVTKEVGASAHHFLCELKIDGLAVNLTYEQGRLTRAATRGDGRTGEDITPNVRTIADIPDRLQGDRVPAFVEIRGEVFFPMEKFQELNARLVEAGDKPFANPRNAAAGSLRQKDPRVTATRPLHMVVHGIGAREGFDIDRLSQAYDLLRDWGLPTTTHSKVVQGLDGVREFITYYGENRHSVEHEIDGVVVKLDEIPLQGRLGSTSRAPRWAIAWKYAPEEVNTKLIDIRVGVGRTGRVTPYAQVEPVTVAGSEVEFATLHNQDVVKAKGVFIGDTVVIRKAGDVIPEILGPVVDLRDGSEREFVMPTECPECGTALRAMKEGDIDLRCPNGQTCPAQLRERLFYLAGRKCLDIENFGYVAAAALTRPLEPATPPILDEGDIFDLKVEELLPIKSYVLDQDSGLPKRDPKTGEEKVVTFFANLKGEPKKNTLAMLENIQAAKERPLARILTGLSIRHVGPVAAEALAREFRSIDRIEQATEEELEATDGVGEIVAKSVKEWFAEDWHQEIIRKWRAAGVRMEEEGGDEDEGPRPLEGLTVVVTGTLQKYTRDGAKEALQSRGAKVTGSVSKKTGFVVVGDNPGSKYDKAMQVKVPVLDEDGFAVLLEQGADAAREAALPTEE from the coding sequence GTGGCTGTCGAACAGGAAGGCGCGGTGCCGGCCGAGGCGCGCGAGCAGCATGCCCAGCTGGCCGAGCGGATCGAGGAGCACCGCTTCCGGTACTACGTGAAGGACCAGCCGGTCATCAGCGACGCCGAGTTCGACAAGCTCCTGCGCTCGCTGGAGGCCCTGGAGGAGCGCCACCCGGAGCTGCGCACGCCGGACTCGCCGACCCAGAAGGTCGCCAGTGCGTACGAGACGGACTTCGCCTCGGTCGAGCACCGCGAGCGCATGCTCTCCCTCGACAACGCCTTCGACGACGAGGAGCTGGCCGCCTGGGCCGAGCGCGTCACCAAGGAGGTCGGCGCGAGCGCGCACCACTTCCTGTGCGAGCTCAAGATCGACGGCCTCGCGGTCAATCTGACGTACGAGCAGGGCAGGCTCACCCGCGCCGCCACCCGCGGCGACGGCCGCACCGGCGAGGACATCACGCCGAACGTGCGCACCATCGCCGACATCCCCGACCGCCTCCAGGGCGACCGCGTCCCGGCGTTCGTGGAGATCCGCGGCGAGGTCTTCTTCCCCATGGAGAAGTTCCAGGAGCTGAACGCCCGCCTGGTCGAGGCGGGCGACAAGCCCTTCGCCAACCCGCGCAACGCGGCGGCGGGTTCGCTGCGCCAGAAGGACCCCCGCGTCACCGCCACCCGACCGCTGCACATGGTGGTGCACGGCATCGGCGCCCGCGAGGGCTTCGACATCGACCGCCTCTCCCAGGCGTACGACCTGCTGCGCGACTGGGGCCTGCCCACGACCACGCACAGCAAGGTCGTCCAAGGCCTCGACGGCGTCCGCGAGTTCATCACGTACTACGGAGAGAACCGCCACTCCGTGGAGCACGAGATCGACGGCGTCGTCGTCAAGCTCGACGAGATCCCGCTCCAGGGCCGCCTCGGCTCCACCTCGCGCGCCCCGCGCTGGGCCATCGCGTGGAAGTACGCGCCGGAGGAGGTCAACACCAAGCTGATCGACATCAGAGTCGGTGTCGGCCGCACGGGCCGCGTCACGCCGTACGCCCAGGTCGAGCCCGTCACCGTCGCGGGCTCCGAGGTCGAGTTCGCCACGCTGCACAACCAGGACGTGGTCAAGGCCAAGGGCGTCTTCATCGGCGACACGGTCGTGATCCGCAAGGCGGGCGACGTCATCCCGGAGATCCTCGGCCCCGTCGTCGACCTGCGGGACGGCAGCGAGCGCGAGTTCGTGATGCCCACCGAGTGCCCCGAGTGCGGCACGGCCCTGCGGGCCATGAAGGAGGGCGACATCGACCTCCGCTGCCCGAACGGCCAGACCTGCCCCGCCCAGCTGCGCGAGCGCCTGTTCTATCTGGCGGGCCGCAAGTGCCTGGACATCGAGAACTTCGGCTATGTGGCCGCGGCCGCGCTCACCCGCCCCCTGGAGCCCGCCACGCCCCCGATCCTCGACGAGGGCGACATCTTCGACCTGAAGGTCGAGGAGCTGCTGCCCATCAAGTCGTACGTCCTCGACCAGGACTCGGGCCTGCCCAAGCGGGACCCGAAGACCGGCGAGGAGAAGGTCGTGACCTTCTTCGCCAACCTCAAGGGCGAGCCGAAGAAGAACACCCTCGCCATGCTGGAGAACATCCAGGCCGCCAAGGAGCGTCCGCTGGCCCGGATCCTCACCGGCCTGTCCATCCGCCACGTGGGCCCGGTGGCCGCCGAGGCGCTCGCCCGCGAGTTCCGCTCCATCGACCGCATCGAGCAAGCCACGGAGGAGGAGCTGGAGGCCACCGACGGCGTCGGCGAGATCGTCGCGAAGTCCGTCAAGGAGTGGTTCGCCGAGGACTGGCACCAGGAGATCATCCGCAAGTGGCGGGCCGCGGGCGTCCGGATGGAGGAAGAGGGCGGTGACGAGGACGAGGGGCCGCGCCCGCTCGAAGGCCTCACCGTCGTCGTCACCGGAACGCTCCAGAAATACACGCGGGATGGCGCGAAAGAGGCGCTCCAGAGCCGCGGAGCCAAAGTCACCGGTTCCGTTTCAAAGAAGACGGGATTCGTCGTGGTGGGGGACAACCCCGGCTCGAAGTACGACAAGGCCATGCAAGTGAAGGTTCCCGTACTCGACGAGGACGGCTTCGCCGTTCTGCTGGAACAAGGGGCGGACGCCGCCCGGGAAGCCGCGCTTCCGACCGAAGAATAG
- a CDS encoding putative bifunctional diguanylate cyclase/phosphodiesterase, producing the protein MEQDGRGWQLLPMAVVAAAAIVLGTGFFHAFTGGHPLFPSGTVGWSLAVLTGLIVGHLVALGRDRWWGGTGSGGALTVAVLLLYGWMPAGMVSLTVVVLVGVARRHRWRQGVLHGAVDILGIGAGALTLAAFGTAPAADAPWNPESWDLYTAPEVGLVAVAYLAVTRVLLWYVHAPRTGALPTVTRTALVRQGLLGVALLGIAPLICVVAMSLPLLLPLFTIPLVALDSTLWIARARAEEQLRDPLTGLPNRQWLMERTWTALDDAERIGARSALMLIDMDRFRSVNDTLGHLAGDRLLLQIADRLRLALPRGAEAARLGGDEFAVLLPVADSTTSAQRVARQLVGALGSPLDLDGLTLVLEASAGLAVFPDHAPDAEGLLRRADVAMYQAKRDRTGVEVYESKRDSNTPDRLGLLGDLRRALDAGDVELHYQPKVRFDGEVAGLEALVRWVHPERGKVPPDEFIAIAESSGLMPHLTEYVLESALAQVARWRSQGLNVPVAVNVSPRDVHTPGFAGAVAARLARHGVPAGALQLEITEHVLLEDPQRAADTLAGLTGHGVKMSLDDFGTGYSSLVHLRRLPVSELKIDRSFVARLAVDTEDAEIVRCTVDLAHSLGLLVVAEGVEDDETWERLRDLGCDAVQGWLVAAAMPPSETTAWLRARGEGATHRPVDPAPGPAAPDPTPPSPSRAVQ; encoded by the coding sequence ATGGAGCAGGACGGCCGCGGCTGGCAGCTGCTGCCCATGGCCGTCGTCGCGGCCGCCGCGATCGTGCTCGGCACCGGCTTCTTCCACGCCTTCACCGGCGGCCACCCGCTGTTCCCCTCCGGCACGGTCGGCTGGTCGCTCGCCGTCCTGACCGGCCTGATCGTCGGCCACCTCGTCGCGCTCGGCCGCGACCGCTGGTGGGGCGGCACGGGCTCCGGCGGCGCGCTCACCGTCGCGGTCCTCCTGCTGTACGGCTGGATGCCCGCGGGCATGGTCAGCCTCACCGTCGTCGTCCTCGTCGGGGTCGCCCGCCGCCACCGCTGGCGCCAGGGCGTGCTGCACGGCGCCGTCGACATCCTGGGCATCGGCGCGGGCGCGCTCACGCTCGCCGCGTTCGGCACCGCCCCGGCCGCCGACGCGCCCTGGAATCCCGAGAGTTGGGACCTGTACACGGCCCCCGAGGTGGGCCTCGTCGCCGTCGCGTACCTGGCCGTCACGCGCGTCCTGCTCTGGTACGTGCACGCGCCGCGCACCGGGGCGCTGCCCACCGTCACCCGCACCGCGCTGGTCCGCCAGGGCCTGCTCGGCGTGGCCCTGCTCGGCATCGCCCCGCTGATCTGCGTCGTCGCGATGTCCCTTCCGCTGCTCCTGCCGCTGTTCACGATCCCGCTCGTCGCGCTCGACTCCACGCTGTGGATCGCCCGCGCCAGAGCGGAGGAGCAGCTGCGCGACCCGCTCACCGGGCTTCCCAACCGGCAGTGGCTCATGGAGCGGACCTGGACGGCCCTGGACGACGCGGAGCGCATCGGCGCCCGCTCCGCCCTGATGCTGATCGACATGGACCGCTTCCGCTCGGTCAACGACACCCTCGGGCACCTCGCGGGCGACCGGCTGCTGCTCCAGATCGCCGACCGCCTCCGGCTCGCGCTGCCGCGCGGCGCGGAGGCGGCCCGGCTCGGCGGCGACGAGTTCGCGGTGCTGCTGCCCGTCGCCGACTCCACCACGTCCGCGCAGCGCGTCGCCCGCCAGCTCGTCGGCGCGCTCGGCTCCCCGCTGGACCTCGACGGCCTCACCCTGGTCCTGGAGGCCAGCGCCGGACTCGCCGTCTTCCCCGACCACGCGCCCGACGCCGAGGGTCTGCTGCGCCGCGCGGACGTCGCGATGTACCAGGCCAAGCGGGACCGTACGGGCGTGGAGGTGTACGAGTCCAAGCGCGACTCCAACACCCCCGACCGCCTGGGCCTGTTGGGCGATCTGCGCCGCGCCCTCGACGCGGGCGACGTGGAGCTGCACTACCAGCCGAAGGTCCGCTTCGACGGCGAGGTGGCGGGCCTGGAGGCGCTGGTGCGCTGGGTGCACCCCGAGCGCGGCAAGGTGCCGCCGGACGAGTTCATCGCCATCGCCGAGTCGTCGGGCCTCATGCCGCACCTCACCGAGTACGTCCTGGAGTCGGCCCTCGCCCAGGTCGCCAGATGGCGCTCCCAGGGCCTGAACGTGCCCGTCGCGGTGAACGTGTCGCCGCGCGACGTGCACACCCCCGGCTTCGCGGGCGCCGTCGCCGCGCGGCTCGCCCGCCACGGAGTGCCCGCGGGCGCGCTCCAGCTGGAGATAACGGAACACGTGCTCCTGGAGGACCCGCAGCGCGCCGCCGACACCCTCGCCGGGCTCACCGGGCACGGCGTGAAGATGTCCCTCGACGACTTCGGCACCGGGTACTCGTCCCTGGTGCACCTGCGCCGTCTGCCGGTGAGCGAGCTGAAGATCGACCGCTCCTTCGTGGCCCGGCTCGCCGTCGACACCGAGGACGCCGAGATCGTGCGCTGCACCGTCGACCTCGCCCACTCCCTCGGCCTCCTCGTCGTCGCCGAGGGCGTCGAGGACGACGAGACCTGGGAGCGCCTTCGGGACCTCGGCTGCGACGCGGTGCAGGGGTGGCTCGTCGCCGCGGCGATGCCGCCGAGCGAGACCACGGCGTGGCTGCGGGCCCGGGGCGAGGGCGCCACGCACCGGCCCGTCGACCCGGCGCCGGGGCCCGCCGCCCCGGATCCGACACCGCCGTCGCCGAGCCGCGCGGTGCAGTGA
- a CDS encoding glycosyltransferase 87 family protein produces the protein MRMQLPGAKGPWPGPAVLGAGALALALSLTAWWSLINDPTYTAHRTPADLSVYLDAATAPEHELYGGRFGVHALPYLYPPVALLPFRALSDMDLTAAARLMAVVSLVAMALSAWAAARTAGRRPGPATAGCALAVCGLALWTEPVLQNLDFGQVNLVLLALVLTDLATPDRRLWKGVGIGLAAGLKLTPGLFVVYLLLTRRYRAAAVATAVFAATVAAGWWALPQASADFWGGAFAGSAGGREYLANQSLNGFFVRFGLGGDGVGGPVWGAVCGVLAVAGFGAAARASRRGRELVAVCVVGALMLVCSPLSWTHHWVWIVPGLVLAADAALRRRTASAWLWTAGLFALFAAWPIRIDGFGTWDPSRPLLPYGLLWYVPHWQRELQWDPFHVVVGNAYVWLGVGYAVWAAVAHRARPSRPPSLARPRREGEEREKSPAGV, from the coding sequence ATGCGCATGCAACTCCCCGGGGCGAAAGGCCCCTGGCCAGGACCCGCGGTGCTCGGAGCCGGAGCCCTCGCCCTGGCCCTGTCGCTCACCGCGTGGTGGAGCCTGATCAACGACCCGACGTACACGGCGCACCGCACCCCCGCGGACCTGAGCGTCTACCTGGACGCGGCGACCGCGCCGGAGCACGAGCTGTACGGCGGGAGGTTCGGCGTGCACGCGCTGCCGTACCTCTATCCGCCCGTCGCCCTGCTCCCCTTCCGCGCCCTGAGCGACATGGACCTGACCGCCGCCGCCCGGCTGATGGCGGTGGTCTCGTTGGTGGCGATGGCGCTCTCCGCCTGGGCGGCGGCCCGCACGGCGGGGCGCCGCCCAGGCCCGGCCACCGCCGGGTGCGCCCTCGCGGTGTGCGGCCTCGCGCTGTGGACCGAGCCGGTGCTGCAGAACCTGGACTTCGGGCAGGTCAATCTGGTCCTGCTCGCGCTCGTCCTGACCGATCTGGCCACGCCCGACCGCCGCCTCTGGAAGGGCGTGGGCATCGGCCTGGCGGCGGGTCTGAAGCTCACCCCCGGCCTGTTCGTCGTGTATCTGCTGCTCACCCGGCGGTACCGGGCGGCGGCCGTGGCCACGGCCGTCTTCGCGGCGACGGTGGCGGCGGGCTGGTGGGCGCTGCCGCAGGCGTCGGCGGACTTCTGGGGCGGCGCGTTCGCGGGCAGCGCGGGCGGCCGCGAGTACCTGGCGAACCAGTCCCTGAACGGGTTCTTCGTCCGCTTCGGCCTCGGCGGCGACGGCGTCGGCGGGCCCGTGTGGGGAGCGGTGTGCGGAGTGCTCGCCGTGGCCGGGTTCGGCGCGGCGGCGCGGGCCTCGCGGCGGGGCCGGGAGCTGGTCGCGGTGTGCGTGGTGGGCGCCCTGATGCTGGTCTGCTCGCCGCTGTCGTGGACCCACCACTGGGTGTGGATCGTGCCCGGGCTCGTCCTGGCGGCGGACGCGGCGCTCCGGCGGCGCACGGCGTCCGCGTGGCTGTGGACGGCTGGCCTGTTCGCGCTGTTCGCGGCGTGGCCGATCCGTATCGATGGCTTCGGCACCTGGGATCCGTCCCGCCCGCTCCTGCCGTACGGCCTGCTCTGGTACGTGCCGCACTGGCAGCGCGAACTCCAGTGGGACCCGTTCCACGTGGTCGTGGGCAACGCGTACGTGTGGCTGGGCGTCGGCTACGCGGTGTGGGCGGCGGTCGCCCACCGGGCGCGACCCTCGCGTCCGCCGAGCCTCGCGCGCCCCCGGCGCGAGGGCGAGGAACGGGAGAAGAGCCCGGCCGGCGTCTGA
- the gatC gene encoding Asp-tRNA(Asn)/Glu-tRNA(Gln) amidotransferase subunit GatC, with translation MPGITREEVAHLARLARLELKDEELDHFAGQLDDIIGAVARVSEVADQDVPPTSHPLPLTNVMRADEVRPSLTPEQALSGAPAQEQQRFKVPQILGED, from the coding sequence ATGCCTGGCATCACGCGCGAGGAGGTCGCACACCTCGCCCGCCTTGCACGTCTGGAGTTGAAGGACGAAGAGCTCGACCACTTCGCCGGACAGCTCGACGACATCATCGGCGCGGTCGCCCGCGTCTCGGAGGTCGCCGACCAAGACGTACCGCCGACCTCCCACCCGCTGCCGCTGACGAACGTCATGCGCGCGGACGAGGTCCGTCCGTCGCTCACCCCCGAGCAGGCGCTCTCGGGCGCCCCGGCCCAGGAGCAGCAGCGTTTCAAGGTGCCGCAGATCCTGGGGGAGGACTAA
- the gatA gene encoding Asp-tRNA(Asn)/Glu-tRNA(Gln) amidotransferase subunit GatA, producing the protein MTDIIKLTAAEIAARIASGELTAVEVTEAHLARIEAVDEKVHAFLHVDREGALAQARAVDEKRARGEKLGPLAGVPLALKDIFTTEGVPTTVGSKILEGWIPPYDATVTKRLKEAGVVILGKTNMDEFAMGSSTENSAYGPTGNPWDLTRIPGGSGGGSSAALAAYEAPLAIGTDTGGSIRQPAAVTGTVGVKPTYGGVSRYGMVAFSSSLDQGGPCARTVLDAALLHEAIAGHDPLDSTSIDAPVPQVVEAARNGSVQGMRVGVVKQFRGEGYQAGVVQRFDESVELLKSLGATVVELDCPSFDLGLSAYYLIAPSECSSNLARFDAMRYGLRVGDDGTKSAEEVTALTREAGFGDEVKRRVMLGTYALSSGYYDAYYGSAQKVRTLITRDFEKAFEQVDVIVSPTTPTTAFPIGERADDPMAMYLADLCTIPTNLAGNAAMSLPCGLAPEDGLPVGLQIIAPAMKDDRLYKVGAAVEAAFVEKWGHPLLEEAPSL; encoded by the coding sequence ATGACGGACATCATCAAGCTCACCGCCGCCGAGATCGCGGCGAGGATCGCCTCCGGCGAGCTCACCGCGGTCGAGGTCACCGAGGCCCACCTGGCCCGCATCGAGGCCGTCGACGAGAAGGTGCACGCCTTCCTGCACGTCGACCGCGAGGGCGCGCTCGCGCAGGCCCGCGCCGTGGACGAGAAGCGCGCCAGGGGCGAGAAGCTCGGCCCGCTGGCCGGCGTGCCGCTCGCGCTCAAGGACATCTTCACCACCGAGGGCGTACCGACGACCGTCGGTTCGAAGATCCTCGAAGGGTGGATCCCGCCGTACGACGCCACGGTGACGAAGCGGCTCAAGGAAGCCGGCGTCGTCATCCTCGGCAAGACCAACATGGACGAGTTCGCCATGGGGTCCTCCACCGAGAACAGCGCGTACGGCCCGACGGGCAACCCGTGGGACCTGACCCGCATCCCCGGTGGCTCCGGCGGCGGCTCCAGCGCGGCCCTCGCCGCGTACGAGGCCCCGCTCGCCATCGGCACCGACACCGGCGGCTCCATCCGCCAGCCCGCGGCCGTCACCGGCACGGTCGGCGTCAAGCCGACGTACGGCGGCGTCTCGCGCTACGGCATGGTGGCCTTCTCCAGCTCCCTGGACCAGGGCGGCCCCTGCGCCCGCACCGTCCTCGACGCCGCGCTCCTGCACGAGGCCATCGCCGGGCACGACCCGCTCGACTCCACCTCCATCGACGCCCCGGTCCCGCAGGTCGTCGAGGCCGCGCGCAACGGCTCGGTGCAGGGCATGCGCGTCGGCGTCGTCAAGCAGTTCCGCGGCGAGGGCTACCAGGCCGGTGTCGTGCAGCGCTTCGACGAGTCGGTGGAGCTGCTCAAGTCCCTCGGCGCGACCGTCGTCGAGCTGGACTGCCCCTCCTTCGACCTGGGCCTTTCGGCGTACTACCTGATCGCGCCGTCCGAGTGCTCCTCGAACCTGGCCCGCTTCGACGCCATGCGCTACGGCCTGCGCGTCGGCGACGACGGCACGAAGTCCGCCGAGGAGGTCACCGCGCTGACCCGCGAGGCCGGCTTCGGCGACGAGGTCAAGCGCCGCGTCATGCTCGGCACGTACGCGCTCAGCTCCGGCTACTACGACGCGTACTACGGCTCCGCGCAGAAGGTCCGCACGCTGATCACGCGGGACTTCGAGAAGGCCTTCGAGCAGGTCGACGTCATCGTGTCGCCGACCACGCCCACCACCGCCTTCCCGATCGGCGAGCGCGCCGACGACCCGATGGCGATGTACCTGGCCGACCTGTGCACCATCCCGACCAACCTGGCGGGCAACGCCGCCATGTCGCTGCCCTGCGGCCTCGCGCCGGAGGACGGGCTCCCGGTCGGTCTGCAGATCATCGCCCCCGCCATGAAGGACGACCGCCTGTACAAGGTGGGCGCCGCCGTCGAGGCCGCCTTCGTGGAAAAGTGGGGCCACCCGCTGCTCGAGGAGGCACCGTCGCTGTGA
- a CDS encoding membrane protein translates to MSNKTLAKAKGFKKSRTGTYLSIGTTAFGALSTLKQVKKARAEHDALQLVDAVVSAAAIVTGIAILVRELKRIGDDDVLLG, encoded by the coding sequence GTGAGCAACAAGACGCTGGCCAAGGCCAAGGGCTTCAAGAAGTCCAGGACCGGCACGTATCTGTCCATCGGCACCACCGCTTTCGGCGCGCTCAGCACGCTCAAGCAGGTCAAGAAGGCCCGCGCCGAGCACGACGCGCTGCAGCTCGTCGACGCCGTCGTCTCCGCGGCCGCCATCGTCACCGGCATCGCCATCCTGGTGCGCGAGCTCAAGCGCATCGGTGACGACGACGTTCTGCTCGGCTGA
- the gatB gene encoding Asp-tRNA(Asn)/Glu-tRNA(Gln) amidotransferase subunit GatB: MTVTTTPDLASYEDALASYDPVMGLEVHVELGTKTKMFCGCSTELKQDANSQTCPTCLGLPGALPVVNAVGVESAIKIGLALHCEIAEWCRFARKNYFYPDMPKNFQTSQYDEPIAFNGYLDVQLEDGEVFRVEIERAHMEEDTGKSTHVGGATGRIHGASHSLLDYNRAGIPLIEIVTKPIVGAGERAPEVAKAYVAELRELIKALGVSEARMEQGQMRCDVNLSLRPRGREKFGTRSETKNVNSLRSVERAARYEIQRHAAVLSSGGTIVQETRHFHEDDGSTTSGRVKEEAEDYRYFPEPDLVPVAPSREWVEALRAELPELPLAQRNRLREEWGVSAHDMQAILNAGAIGPIVATINAGADAVSARKWWMGELARNANEQGVDLGALPITPEQVARVSALVASGDLNDKLARQVIDGVLKGEGDPDQVVEKRGLKVVSDDGALTAAVEEAIAGNPAIADKIRGGKVAAAGALVGAVMKATRGQADAARVKELILEQLGVEG; the protein is encoded by the coding sequence GTGACTGTCACGACCACCCCCGACCTGGCGTCGTACGAGGACGCGCTGGCGTCGTACGACCCCGTCATGGGCCTCGAGGTCCACGTCGAGCTCGGCACGAAGACGAAGATGTTCTGCGGCTGCTCCACCGAGCTCAAGCAGGACGCCAACTCGCAGACCTGCCCGACCTGCCTCGGCCTGCCGGGCGCGCTGCCCGTGGTCAACGCCGTCGGCGTCGAGTCCGCGATCAAGATCGGCCTCGCGCTGCACTGCGAGATCGCCGAGTGGTGCCGCTTCGCCCGGAAGAACTACTTCTATCCGGACATGCCGAAGAACTTCCAGACCTCCCAGTACGACGAGCCGATCGCCTTCAACGGCTATCTGGACGTCCAGCTGGAGGACGGCGAGGTCTTCCGCGTGGAGATCGAGCGCGCCCACATGGAGGAGGACACCGGCAAGTCGACGCACGTCGGCGGTGCCACCGGCCGCATCCACGGCGCCTCGCACTCGCTGCTCGACTACAACCGCGCGGGCATCCCGCTCATCGAGATCGTCACCAAGCCGATCGTCGGTGCCGGGGAGCGGGCCCCCGAGGTCGCCAAGGCGTACGTCGCCGAGCTGCGCGAGCTCATCAAGGCGCTCGGCGTCTCCGAGGCCCGCATGGAGCAGGGCCAGATGCGCTGCGACGTGAACCTCTCGCTGCGGCCCCGCGGCCGGGAGAAGTTCGGCACCCGCTCCGAGACGAAGAACGTGAACTCGCTGCGATCCGTGGAGCGCGCCGCGCGCTACGAGATCCAGCGGCACGCGGCCGTGCTCTCCTCCGGCGGCACGATCGTCCAGGAGACCCGGCACTTCCACGAGGACGACGGCTCCACCACGTCGGGCCGGGTGAAGGAGGAGGCGGAGGACTACCGCTACTTCCCGGAGCCCGACCTGGTGCCGGTGGCCCCGTCCCGCGAGTGGGTCGAGGCCCTGCGTGCCGAGCTGCCGGAGCTGCCGCTCGCGCAGCGCAACCGGCTGCGCGAGGAGTGGGGCGTCTCCGCCCACGACATGCAGGCGATCCTCAACGCCGGTGCGATCGGCCCGATCGTCGCCACCATCAACGCGGGCGCGGACGCCGTGTCCGCCCGCAAGTGGTGGATGGGCGAGCTGGCGCGCAACGCGAACGAGCAGGGCGTCGACCTCGGCGCACTGCCCATCACGCCGGAGCAGGTCGCCCGCGTCAGCGCGCTTGTCGCCTCCGGTGACCTGAACGACAAGCTGGCCCGTCAGGTCATCGACGGCGTGCTCAAGGGCGAGGGCGACCCCGACCAGGTCGTCGAGAAGCGCGGTCTGAAGGTCGTCTCGGACGACGGCGCCCTGACGGCGGCCGTCGAGGAGGCCATCGCGGGCAACCCGGCCATCGCGGACAAGATCCGCGGCGGCAAGGTGGCCGCGGCCGGCGCGCTGGTCGGCGCGGTCATGAAGGCCACCCGTGGCCAGGCCGACGCGGCCCGCGTCAAGGAGCTCATCCTGGAGCAGCTGGGCGTCGAGGGCTGA